The Bombus pascuorum chromosome 11, iyBomPasc1.1, whole genome shotgun sequence genome includes the window cgttatacaatattaccttatgacgtattacgttatgtagtattaccctataacgtataacgttatatactactacgtaccaacgtataacgttatatcctattacgtagtaacgtgtaacgttatatactattacgtaatgacgtataacgttatatcctattacgtaataacgtgtaacgttatatactattaccttatagtgtataacgttatatactattacgtaatgacgcataacgttatatcctattacgtaataacgtataacgttataaactattaccttataacgtataacgttatatactattacgtactgtcgtataacgttatatactattacgtactaacgtataacgttataccctattacgtaatgacgtataacgttatatcctattccgtaatgacgtataaccttatatcctattacctaataacgtatagcgttatatactattaccttataacgtataactttatatcctattacgtagtaaggtataacgttatatactattaccttatcacgtataacgttatatcctattacgtactaacgtataacgttatatactattacgtattgacgtataacgttatatcctattacggaataacgtataacgttatatactattacgtaatgaagtataacgttatatactattaccttatcacgtataacgttatatcctattacgtactaacgtataacgttatatactattacgtattgacgtataacgttatatcctattacggaataacgtataacgttatatactattaccttataacgtattaagttatatactattacgtaataacgcataccgttatatcctattacgtaataaggtataacgttatatattattaccttataacgtataacgttatataccattacgtaatgacgtataacgttatatcctattacgtgctaacgtatatcgttatatagtactaccttctgacgtataacgttatgtagtattaccctataacgtataacgttatatactaatacgtacaaacgtataatgttatatcctattacgtagtaacgtataacgttatatactattaccttataacgtataacgtcatatactattacgtaatggcgtataacgttatatactattccgtaatgacgtataaccttatatcccattacctaataacgtataacgttatatactattaccttataacgtatatctttatatcctattacgtaataaggtataacgttatttactattaccttataacgtataaagttatatactattacgtaatgacgtataacgttatatcctattacgtaatgttgtataacgttatatgctattacgtactgtcgtataacgttatatactattacgtaatgacgtataacgttatatcctattacgtaataacgtatatcgttatacaatattaccttatgacgtattacgttatgtagtattaccctataacgtataacgttatatactactacgtaccaacgtataacgttatatcctattacgtagtaacgtgtaacgttatatactattacgtaatgacgtataacgttatatcctattacgtaataacgtgtaacgttatatactattaccttatagtgtataacgttatatactattacgtaatgacgcataacgttatatcctattacgtaataacgtataacgttataaactattaccttataacgtataacgttatatactattacgtactgtcgcataacgttatatactattacgtactaacgtataacgttataccctattacgtaatgacgtataacgttatatcctattccgtaatgacgtataaccttatatcctattacctaataacgtatagcgttatatactattaccttataacgtataactttatatcctattacgtagtaaggtataacgttatatactattaccttatcacgtataacgttatatcctattacgtactaacgtataacgttatatactattacgtattgacgtataacgttatatcctattacggaataacgtataacgttatatactattacgtaatgaagtataacgttatatactattaccttatcacgtataacgttatatcctattacgtactaacgtataacgttatatactattacgtattgacgtataacgttatatcctattacggaataacgtataacgttatatactattacgtaatgaagtataacgttatatcctattgcgtaataacgtataacgttatatactattaccttataacgtatatcgttatgtagtattaccctataacgtataacgttatatactactaagtactaacgtataacgttatatcctattacgtagtaacgtataacgttatatactattacgtaatggcgtataacgttatatcctaatacgtagtaacgtataacgttatatactattacgtaatgacgtataacgttatatactattacgtattgacgtacaaccttatatcctattacctaataacgtataacattatatactattaccttataacgtataactttatatcctattacgtagtaaggtataacgttatatactattaccttataacgtataacgttatatactattacctaatgacgtataacgttatatcctattacgtaataacgtataacgttatacactattaccttataacatataacgttatatcctattacgtactaacgtataacgttatatactattacgtaatgacttataacgttatatactattacgtactgtcgtataacgttatatactattacgtaataacgcataacgttttatactattaccttataacgtataacgttatatactattaccttataacgtataacgttatatactataacgtaatgacgtataacgttacatactcttacgtaatgtcgtataacgttatatactcttacgtaatgacgtataacgttatatactattacgtaatgacgtataacgttatatcctattacgtaataatgtataacgtaatatactattacgcaaaaacgtttaacgttatatactattacgtaataaaactATCATTGTTCATGTTTGTCCTCTCTGCAGAAAagtgaagaatattttaacattttacttTAACTTTGGCTCAATAGCAATTTTTTCAAGCAAAATATTCCTTATATTACACAAtctaaattatgaaattacagaaaaacaattttcaatcgaCAATAAGTCGagatataaatcattttttataatgtcGATTCCTCCATGTTGCGAGTGTTGTTTCTGACTACTAAAATGCATTATTATACACGTAGTATTATTGCAAAAGATTGATAAATTGAACAAGGATCGTTTGTGTCATGAGGCCCTTGATTATTGCCTTCGCCTTTGGTGCAAGCGAAGGTtagttattttatatgaagGTTTACTATATCTCGAAGAAGTCGAGACGTTTACCTACGACTGCTTTTAAATCCGTTCCATCTTACATACAATTTCGCATGTATAGCGTTAGTGATAAAAGTAAGCATGAACAGCCATTGCAAGAATCATAGAAGCTAATTGGTACCTTGAATAAGTCCTCGCGCTCATTTAACGAAAAGCTATGACATGCACTCAATTACTGTTGTAACCCTCCAATTCCCATCGCTCAGGTTACGATGCAAAACATGCTagattttactaatttttatctCTATTGGTGGATGAAATAACAGTTTTCAAGAAGttgctattttttattaaaagttactAATTTCTTAccatatttcattattagGCTACTGATGTTCtttcaaattcatattttcatgaaaataatcAAAAGGATGGAAcgcaaatagaaaattgttatgaATCAACACACTGAAATAGATGCTAAACTGCTCACTAGAATTTTTTCAGGCCATCTGAATATGCAAATTACTAATTTGcttatattatagaataaatagaagatgACACTTGTTGATGCTTGTGGGAATTAGATGGTTATGCTACATTTTCTTGATTGTTGTGGCGATTGGTATTTGTAATGTCTGTTTTCGAAGTGTATGTCAATGATAATCGTAAGCGATTCCTTGAGAATTAGACGTAAGATAATTAAAggtaaaatgtacaattagtcgATTGGAAACTTAATGAGGTACCTGATCTGTTTTGACCAACGTATAAAGTACACTACAATTCTCGTATCTATTATGGAGGATTTCTGGGTATTTCCTAAGTTAATGAAATACTCGATACGATcttaattaaacaatattgtattctACTCTGTGCAATACCTGGAAATGCATAAAACGTcaaattgtacattttatcTGTAACGCAGTAATTTAACTGGATGTACGTATTAACATGTATGTAAGATTAAGGATTTGACGCTTTTATCAGACTGGTTTTAGGATCTTCCGCGCGGGCAAGTTTTTCGAgaagatttttaaaagaattgtCACATACGTTTAATTACCTTGTCATCGATAAAAATCGATGATTTGTGCTTTTCTATATCTTCATAGTTTACAAGCTAGTTGTTTACAAgctagtaaaaaaaaaaaaaaaaggaagaatttgAGTAATCGAAAtggcaaaattaataaataggtAAAAAGTTAAAGTCAACAAATGATAATTAAGATTAGATTGAAATGCAAAGTACGCTATCGAAATTCTTGCTTGCTCTGATGTTTTATGAGATGTTCTAAGAGAAACATTATTTCTTCCGTCTTTCGACGGCAAGTGAACGttgtacttttataaatatgaatgtaCTTATATTTTGTACTGACAGTACcttgcaaaaatataatatgttaaataatgaGATTACATGTGCATGTATGATGTACgttacgaataaatatatataataggaaTACTTCTGACTTGAAAAGTGACCAAAATCTACTGACGAAATTAAATGATGGTTATGTTGTTTTGTTGAGtcaaatgtatattatattgtcACATTTACTTCATGTATTagtatagaaaaagaaaaataaaattatcgttcTACAATATGTGCGTACACacgtattttcctttttaaaataatatgtatggCTTGCAAAGTACATTAAAGAAATCAATTCAGCTGATTCAGAATAGGATACGATCTGTCaaagcaaaaaatatattctatatttttttatatttcagaattcattcacataaatttatttgtacctCATTTCAACTCcgtaatgtataataattatatatttatttaaattaacgtaACACAGcatttatttgttcttttaagGTTGGTACCTCAATTCATATAACCTAAAAACGATGTTAATGTGCATGCATTGGCTATAGTTGGCACGCCGctgattttaatatcatagTGTGAAAGAAGACAAAAGCCGGGAAAAAGTACATATCCATAACTGTGGAAGTAATTTATCATTAGTATtctttagaaaagaaaaaccaatttaaaaatgagtAAGGCGCATCCTCCAGAGcttaaaaagtaaatacaaTACGACAGACAATTTTTTATGACATATTTTGCtcagaataaattttatttgatataccATTTCAgtgatttttatgatttcaaaaataatctGCTTAATATCcttcattaataatatataaatttctaagtagtatatgtataaaggttataaacattttaattttctttcttaatttttaagattatttgaattttaatcctTGTACATTGTAAATGTATCAAAgcgtaacaaaattttatttttattttttagatatatGGATAAAAGATTATCACGTGAGTATATAAgtatatcttaaatattattgtttatgCAGTTATGTTTATAcgcaatattttgtttttggagtcataatattttatattatatttattgatgttatttcttcaaaatgtATTCTTTTCATTAGTAAAACTCAATGGAGGAAGACATGTTATTGGAATTTTACGTGGCTTTGATCCGTTTATGAATATGGTTATAGATGAAAGTGTCGAAGAATGCAAAGATGGTACAAAGAACAATATTGGAATGGTGGTAAGTTAGTGAATTCTTTTTGTGGTGACAAATGAATTACTGCTGAATTAATGAATTCATCTTATCATTTTAGGTAATACGTGGAAATAGTGTAATAATGTTAGAGGCTTTAGACAGGATATGAAttgaaatactaaaaatataaaaatgtaatatatattcttaAGGAAATAACTAAATAACTTCTTATAtcatacataatattaatatcatatttattcagcctttgaaatataattcttgACCAGTCAGTTTGTAAAGacaattattttgaataaaaagttttcatattaaatagtgatttattcttttaaaaccttttatataaatacaatacgaCAGACAATTTTTTATGACATATTTTGctcagaatatattttatttgatataccATTTCAgtgatttttatgatttcaaaaataatttgcttAATATCCTTCATTAATAACACCATTTCTTTGCACAATTGTGAAACATTTAGATTCTATTTTCACTATTACATTGAATTTTGTACACTGagtattatgaatattaaatgcacatataattttctttattacacTTATATTAAAGCAAAAGTGTTCCATTTAACTAcgcaattatattaaaattgtattttttattgtcaATTAAAGATAATa containing:
- the LOC132911992 gene encoding probable small nuclear ribonucleoprotein G — encoded protein: MSKAHPPELKKYMDKRLSLKLNGGRHVIGILRGFDPFMNMVIDESVEECKDGTKNNIGMVVIRGNSVIMLEALDRI